The proteins below come from a single Candidatus Falkowbacteria bacterium genomic window:
- a CDS encoding serine/threonine protein kinase → MTANEELDGAVKQIRELCAQSPYAQGKNFFDQSLSKRQGGQVGDRHFETLRRAYQVVCRVAEGDYSQLFGAYMADEAGEEERVVIKIVDDPADNDLLQNELRVLEYLQVHPGSQQKHLPVLVDRFVTGGQGGEDECHGSVLKYFDGLDILEVRNRPKFAKGMDPYHVGWVLQRTLSAAGFAHSCGVVHCNIEPAHIMIRPRNHGLCLVDWSYAAINPLQTGDRYRVFNEIGYSAPEIRDGAKPHPSADLYSIGKSMVALLGGNIATGEMPGAVDERFQKLIKLMILEDPLARAQDAWVMHQLLKPLRQEIWGEHEFTPLEV, encoded by the coding sequence ATGACAGCTAATGAAGAGTTGGACGGAGCAGTCAAGCAGATCCGCGAATTGTGCGCCCAGTCGCCGTATGCCCAAGGCAAGAATTTTTTCGACCAGTCCTTGAGCAAGCGTCAAGGCGGGCAAGTCGGCGATCGTCATTTCGAGACGCTGCGCCGCGCCTATCAGGTCGTGTGCCGGGTGGCTGAGGGAGACTATTCCCAGCTGTTCGGCGCCTACATGGCCGACGAGGCCGGCGAAGAAGAACGGGTGGTGATCAAGATCGTGGACGATCCGGCAGATAACGATCTCCTGCAGAACGAATTGCGGGTGCTCGAGTATCTCCAGGTCCATCCCGGCAGCCAGCAGAAACATCTGCCCGTTTTGGTCGACCGTTTCGTAACGGGCGGCCAAGGAGGCGAGGATGAATGCCACGGTTCGGTGCTCAAGTATTTTGACGGATTAGACATCCTGGAAGTCAGGAATCGTCCGAAATTCGCCAAGGGCATGGACCCGTACCACGTCGGCTGGGTCCTCCAGCGGACGTTGAGCGCAGCCGGCTTCGCGCATTCGTGCGGAGTCGTCCACTGCAACATCGAGCCGGCACACATCATGATACGCCCAAGGAACCATGGCCTTTGCCTGGTCGATTGGAGCTACGCGGCCATCAACCCGCTGCAGACCGGCGACCGTTACCGGGTGTTCAACGAGATCGGCTATAGCGCTCCCGAAATACGGGACGGCGCCAAGCCTCATCCGTCCGCTGACCTGTATTCCATCGGCAAGAGCATGGTCGCCCTGTTAGGCGGCAACATCGCAACCGGTGAGATGCCGGGCGCAGTCGACGAGAGGTTCCAGAAACTGATCAAGCTGATGATCCTGGAAGACCCGCTAGCTCGGGCGCAAGACGCCTGGGTGATGCACCAGCTATTGAAACCGCTCCGCCAGGAAATCTGGGGCGAGCATGAATTCACGCCGCTCGAAGTCTGA
- a CDS encoding AAA family ATPase: MKEWYAQEVYEAARMIASTVLGKQLPLVVCITGPTCSGKSTLAEALAKDPFMKSYHIETIRYDDYMRNADDPMMPRLDGKIIYDHPQAYHGSEFTSHVRSLMLGRNAESPVYDTVTNRRTAAKRPLKPPKILIAEGLFVFEMVKHLDARKLFVYLDVSLEVCLSRRIDRDTRLYAVTDEQVKTVFGTRVWPIWQPYGKKQKEMAEIIL, from the coding sequence ATGAAAGAATGGTACGCACAGGAAGTCTACGAAGCCGCGAGAATGATCGCATCAACCGTCCTAGGCAAGCAGCTGCCGCTCGTAGTCTGCATAACCGGACCGACTTGTTCCGGCAAAAGCACGCTGGCGGAGGCGCTGGCCAAGGATCCGTTCATGAAGAGCTACCACATCGAGACCATCAGGTATGACGATTATATGCGTAATGCCGATGATCCGATGATGCCTAGGCTTGACGGAAAGATCATCTATGATCATCCGCAAGCCTATCATGGCAGCGAGTTCACGTCCCACGTCAGAAGCCTGATGCTTGGCCGAAACGCCGAGTCGCCGGTTTATGACACGGTGACAAACCGCCGTACAGCGGCGAAAAGGCCGCTAAAACCTCCGAAAATCCTGATTGCCGAAGGCCTGTTCGTCTTCGAGATGGTCAAACATCTTGATGCGCGCAAACTCTTCGTCTATCTCGATGTCTCTTTGGAGGTTTGTCTCAGCCGGCGCATCGACCGCGACACCAGGCTTTATGCAGTAACCGATGAACAGGTAAAAACAGTTTTCGGTACGCGTGTTTGGCCGATCTGGCAACCGTATGGCAAAAAACAGAAGGAGATGGCGGAAATTATCCTGTAA
- a CDS encoding ribose-phosphate pyrophosphokinase, whose translation MKNLENVVIFSTKASLYFAELIAMRLGLEVGSIEHKDFGGVEQYYRIGMANRDDLIGKTAIFVGSTHTDDQVNELYRVGSALAGYGTVRRIFVIPFLGYSTMERAKYPGEVVMAKVIARQLSNIPNSGMGNVFLMMDLHVSGLVHYFEGDCQRYELYAEKQLTIAMSELKLDNFMFASADLGRPAWVATFAKLFQTSFALIDKGREFDETEVLAVIGDVRGKNVIIYDDMTRSATTIINAANAYIEHGATGVYAVLSHCALNHPNIIGHLINSPIKKVITTNTHPISQEVAHISKLQSPLAGRFQVCDVSGEFVRTIQKVLNNN comes from the coding sequence ATGAAGAATCTGGAAAACGTAGTCATCTTTTCTACCAAGGCATCGCTGTATTTCGCTGAACTTATCGCCATGAGGCTCGGCCTCGAAGTCGGCAGCATCGAGCATAAGGATTTCGGCGGCGTTGAACAGTACTACCGCATCGGCATGGCCAACCGCGACGACCTCATCGGCAAGACCGCTATTTTCGTGGGCAGTACACATACGGATGACCAGGTCAACGAGCTTTATCGGGTCGGCAGCGCTCTCGCGGGTTATGGAACAGTCAGGCGGATCTTCGTCATCCCGTTTCTCGGCTATTCGACCATGGAACGGGCCAAATACCCGGGAGAGGTCGTGATGGCCAAGGTCATCGCACGCCAGCTCTCGAACATCCCGAATTCCGGGATGGGCAATGTTTTCCTGATGATGGATCTGCATGTCTCCGGCTTGGTACACTACTTCGAGGGAGATTGCCAGCGGTATGAGCTCTACGCCGAGAAACAGCTGACCATCGCGATGAGCGAGCTCAAGCTGGACAACTTCATGTTCGCTTCGGCGGATCTGGGGCGGCCGGCCTGGGTAGCGACTTTTGCCAAGCTCTTTCAGACCAGCTTCGCGCTGATAGACAAGGGCAGGGAATTCGATGAGACAGAAGTCCTGGCGGTGATCGGCGATGTCCGCGGCAAGAACGTCATCATTTACGATGACATGACGCGGAGCGCCACCACCATCATCAATGCTGCCAATGCCTATATCGAGCATGGCGCTACCGGCGTCTATGCGGTCCTGAGCCATTGCGCCTTGAACCACCCAAACATCATCGGCCATCTGATCAACTCACCCATCAAGAAGGTGATCACGACTAATACCCATCCAATATCCCAAGAAGTGGCCCACATCAGCAAGCTCCAGAGCCCACTCGCCGGCCGGTTCCAGGTCTGCGATGTCTCAGGCGAATTCGTCAGAACCATCCAGAAAGTCTTGAACAACAACTAG
- the nadE gene encoding NAD(+) synthase, protein MNISAIKSNREKRRSTMPNSEKKAKVAICQMPVTLGRPDLNTVYMEEEIKKAAADGVEIIIFPEMCVPGYLIGDAYEDESFVFDVLNCNERLRLATKDLAITAIFGSISAHAQAWGEDGRMLKSNGIFAAANGEWLYQGEKSLQPNYRMFDDDRHFCSKRKLRDRIEASANRAMTIQSMFETVEIPLATGSIIAGIIECEDMWDKDYPFSPTKILVEMGAELIINLSASPWTWQKNRKRHSVVKELLTENPVPFVYVNNTGVQNNGKNLVIFDGSSTVYNQAGDIALEVPPFFAGTETFDLSWEMPAIEPIILDDTTQLYQALRHGVKQFLWNMPPERRKMIIGLSGGIDSALAAAFYVDILGPRNVYLYNLPTDFNSDETKSIAAEIARNLGTHYEVVPIQGVVDAIAKATGCDPEKDELTYENIQARVRMEILAAEAQKLGGLFSCNSNKVEVAFGYGTMYGDIAGYLAAFGDLVKREVYQLADYFNRVVFEREIIPQSCFKIKPKAELKRDQKDPFDYGNLEVRGYHDEMVRAMTEFRWNPEKFVEKYVAGKLEKELKLEPGTLKRLFPNVRDFLSDLEKSWRLFFDAYRKRVQAPPIPIVTKRAFGFDLREALMSAHFTARYHTLRDLALKVFPAPLEIAVFGGSFNPPGRHHQEIAGMLTMFDKIVIVPCGARADKPSANIVPIEHRRVMALLAFPESERIKLDLHDFETGEYTPTYLLDRRYKELYPGSEIWHVIGEDIIAGGSKGESEIQRTWNRGPQIWETLNWAVLTRKGYGADKADLPPHHMLIEVEGVFGSGTLIRDRLKDGFAINDLVSPQVADYIYEHDLYLE, encoded by the coding sequence ATGAATATATCCGCAATCAAATCCAACCGAGAAAAAAGGAGGAGTACGATGCCGAACAGCGAAAAGAAAGCCAAGGTCGCAATCTGCCAGATGCCCGTAACATTGGGGCGTCCCGATCTCAACACGGTCTACATGGAGGAGGAAATCAAGAAGGCGGCTGCGGACGGAGTCGAAATCATCATCTTTCCCGAGATGTGCGTCCCCGGTTATCTGATCGGTGATGCCTATGAAGATGAGTCCTTCGTCTTTGACGTCCTTAATTGTAACGAGCGCCTGCGCTTGGCAACCAAGGACCTGGCCATTACGGCGATCTTCGGATCGATCAGCGCCCACGCGCAAGCCTGGGGCGAGGACGGACGGATGCTTAAAAGCAACGGCATCTTCGCCGCAGCGAACGGAGAATGGCTGTATCAGGGCGAAAAGTCTCTGCAACCGAACTACCGGATGTTCGACGACGATCGCCATTTCTGCAGCAAGCGCAAACTGCGCGACCGGATCGAGGCCAGCGCCAATCGTGCAATGACTATCCAAAGCATGTTCGAGACGGTAGAAATCCCGTTGGCAACCGGCAGCATCATTGCCGGTATTATTGAATGCGAGGATATGTGGGACAAGGATTATCCTTTCAGCCCCACCAAGATCCTGGTCGAAATGGGGGCCGAGCTGATCATTAATCTCTCGGCTTCGCCCTGGACCTGGCAGAAGAACCGCAAGCGCCACTCGGTAGTCAAGGAACTTCTGACCGAAAATCCGGTTCCTTTCGTCTACGTCAACAACACCGGAGTGCAGAATAACGGGAAAAACCTGGTCATTTTCGATGGCAGCTCGACAGTCTATAATCAGGCCGGAGACATCGCCCTCGAAGTGCCGCCTTTCTTTGCCGGAACCGAAACCTTCGACCTGTCCTGGGAGATGCCGGCAATCGAACCGATCATCCTGGATGACACTACTCAGCTGTATCAGGCGCTCCGCCATGGGGTGAAGCAGTTTCTCTGGAACATGCCGCCAGAAAGGCGCAAGATGATCATCGGCTTGTCCGGCGGCATCGACTCAGCCTTGGCAGCTGCCTTCTACGTCGACATCCTCGGCCCGAGAAACGTCTATCTCTACAACCTGCCGACCGATTTCAATAGCGACGAGACCAAATCAATTGCGGCGGAAATTGCGCGCAACCTGGGAACGCACTACGAAGTCGTACCTATCCAAGGCGTGGTCGACGCCATCGCCAAAGCCACCGGGTGCGATCCGGAAAAGGACGAGCTGACCTACGAGAATATCCAGGCGCGTGTGCGCATGGAGATCTTGGCAGCCGAGGCACAGAAGCTCGGCGGCCTGTTCAGCTGCAACAGCAACAAAGTGGAAGTCGCTTTCGGCTACGGCACAATGTACGGAGACATCGCCGGCTATCTGGCCGCCTTCGGTGACCTAGTCAAGCGGGAAGTCTACCAGTTGGCAGACTACTTCAACCGCGTCGTTTTCGAAAGGGAAATCATACCGCAGTCGTGCTTCAAAATAAAGCCCAAGGCCGAATTGAAGCGGGACCAGAAAGACCCGTTCGACTACGGCAACCTCGAAGTCCGCGGCTACCACGACGAGATGGTCCGCGCCATGACTGAATTCCGCTGGAATCCGGAGAAATTCGTAGAGAAGTATGTTGCCGGCAAGCTCGAAAAGGAGCTTAAGCTCGAACCGGGAACGCTCAAGCGGCTGTTTCCCAACGTGCGGGACTTCCTCTCCGATCTTGAAAAATCGTGGCGGTTGTTCTTTGACGCCTACCGCAAGCGGGTACAGGCACCACCCATCCCGATCGTAACCAAGCGAGCCTTCGGTTTCGACCTTCGCGAGGCGCTGATGAGCGCCCATTTTACAGCCCGCTACCACACTCTGCGGGACCTGGCGTTGAAAGTCTTTCCGGCGCCTCTGGAAATAGCCGTCTTCGGGGGAAGTTTTAATCCCCCGGGAAGGCATCACCAGGAAATCGCCGGAATGCTGACCATGTTCGACAAGATCGTTATCGTCCCTTGCGGAGCAAGGGCAGATAAGCCGTCGGCCAACATCGTGCCGATAGAACACCGCCGCGTTATGGCACTGCTCGCATTCCCCGAAAGCGAACGGATAAAGTTGGATTTGCATGATTTTGAAACCGGCGAATATACGCCTACCTATCTTTTGGATCGGCGCTACAAAGAGCTTTATCCGGGGTCGGAAATCTGGCATGTCATCGGTGAAGATATTATCGCCGGCGGTAGCAAGGGCGAATCAGAAATCCAGCGCACTTGGAATCGCGGACCCCAGATCTGGGAAACGCTGAATTGGGCGGTCTTGACTCGCAAGGGCTATGGAGCCGATAAGGCTGATCTGCCGCCGCACCACATGCTGATCGAGGTCGAAGGCGTCTTCGGGTCCGGGACACTCATCCGGGATCGTCTCAAGGACGGCTTTGCGATAAACGACCTGGTTTCCCCCCAAGTTGCGGATTATATTTATGAACACGACCTCTACCTCGAGTAG
- a CDS encoding protein kinase: MLATLTRYYLAPGLQSIDQQFVEKFKDNPKRQSNEASELAGLAYLAFVDLDPRAAEGAIEHFVRSGRADFLAELYRLAKLRRHFRLVWFAGQALGLADWQSEFTEWFKDEGLWWFDLFEDRGTGHGYIHPDDTALIGLIVQKLGLGDSFWQEVRRQAESRQEIPLLRRRLVSLLAGREEPAIQEVGQKDDQTDRTFRQFCSEQGIRILRCLQTGRRGLSACSWVYQALDNDGVIKIFKEVIEPEGRMPHSESEEAVYSNLGECDFLPEPYETETVSQNCNFLRQPFIYGQSLAPFVAAKRKMSLEQAKKIISSAAEKLAQLHRSGVAHLDLRPEHIIVAPEGLAILDLGLSRLVPDRSAMVDVVLRSPRYAAPEMGLHGQGGCATDIFQLGLVFYELLTGRHPFCLHRNLPEGDEDKAGEIIKYLVPAMALDFKDDLARVFDDPQLDILRQMLDKEPGRRPTAEEVAEALRSSEAVEYAPMPLVEARGNTKEANTVLFPARMSIPHHGHIEYIARLVELGYYVKISLQCSYILTEHDPVPKWLTMKMVAQSLFDRGISRENFEFVFTPLYATRHELDIHFRMMPGWENVIAVASGNPEVHVLFPGKLILDQKSVFGREQVQYENRSWGESLRQSIREGDQAAFKELAGSGVERILSFNELQQFLKVKQPIPFVSSRVSVHLVNSKREALAATRSFRYLSPEESLCRWFHGIGIKASVLDPYAKETTLLIKGKLMRLKYRQIEFEHGNEIIVFESA, encoded by the coding sequence ATGCTAGCAACGCTTACGCGTTATTACTTAGCGCCGGGCTTGCAGTCGATCGATCAGCAATTCGTTGAGAAATTCAAGGATAATCCGAAACGACAGTCAAACGAAGCTAGCGAACTCGCCGGCCTAGCTTACCTGGCGTTCGTCGACCTTGACCCCAGAGCTGCCGAAGGCGCTATCGAACACTTCGTACGCTCAGGTAGGGCAGACTTTTTGGCCGAGCTTTATCGCTTAGCCAAGCTGCGCCGCCATTTCCGCTTGGTCTGGTTCGCCGGACAAGCGCTCGGTTTGGCTGACTGGCAGAGCGAGTTTACGGAATGGTTCAAGGATGAAGGCCTCTGGTGGTTCGATCTCTTCGAAGACCGCGGTACAGGTCATGGCTACATTCATCCGGACGACACCGCCCTTATCGGTCTGATTGTCCAGAAACTGGGACTTGGCGATTCTTTCTGGCAAGAAGTCAGGCGTCAAGCCGAGTCGCGCCAGGAAATACCGCTGTTGCGCCGCCGCCTGGTCAGCCTATTGGCTGGACGGGAGGAGCCGGCAATCCAGGAAGTCGGACAGAAAGATGATCAAACAGACCGAACGTTCAGGCAGTTCTGCTCGGAACAAGGCATTCGCATCCTGCGTTGCCTGCAAACCGGCAGACGCGGCCTCAGCGCATGCAGCTGGGTCTATCAGGCGCTCGACAACGATGGCGTCATCAAGATTTTCAAGGAGGTGATCGAACCCGAAGGAAGGATGCCGCATTCCGAAAGCGAGGAAGCCGTTTACAGCAATCTGGGTGAGTGTGATTTCTTGCCCGAGCCGTATGAGACCGAAACAGTCAGCCAGAACTGCAATTTTTTGCGCCAGCCCTTCATCTATGGGCAGTCTCTTGCGCCCTTTGTTGCAGCCAAGCGCAAAATGAGTCTAGAACAGGCAAAAAAAATAATCAGTTCGGCCGCAGAGAAACTGGCTCAGCTCCACCGTTCAGGCGTTGCCCATCTGGATTTGCGCCCGGAACATATCATCGTTGCACCTGAAGGTCTGGCCATCCTCGATCTGGGCTTGTCACGCCTCGTGCCTGACCGATCAGCCATGGTCGATGTCGTCTTGCGTTCGCCGCGCTATGCCGCTCCAGAGATGGGGCTTCATGGGCAAGGTGGCTGCGCCACAGACATCTTTCAGCTCGGCCTGGTCTTTTATGAGCTTCTCACCGGTCGCCACCCCTTCTGCCTTCATCGGAATCTTCCGGAAGGCGACGAGGATAAAGCTGGTGAAATCATCAAGTATTTGGTGCCAGCCATGGCGCTTGATTTCAAAGATGATTTAGCAAGGGTGTTTGATGATCCGCAACTGGATATCCTTCGGCAGATGTTAGACAAAGAACCCGGGAGACGTCCGACAGCAGAAGAAGTGGCTGAGGCTTTGCGAAGCAGTGAGGCCGTTGAATACGCGCCGATGCCGTTGGTTGAAGCCAGAGGCAATACGAAAGAGGCTAACACGGTCTTGTTTCCGGCGCGCATGTCCATTCCGCATCACGGCCACATCGAATATATCGCCCGCCTGGTGGAGCTCGGCTATTACGTCAAGATTTCGCTGCAGTGCAGCTATATCCTGACCGAGCACGACCCGGTTCCCAAATGGCTGACCATGAAGATGGTGGCTCAATCGCTCTTTGATCGGGGTATCAGTCGGGAAAATTTCGAGTTCGTTTTTACGCCGCTCTACGCGACGAGGCACGAATTAGACATACACTTCCGTATGATGCCCGGATGGGAAAACGTAATCGCAGTCGCCTCCGGCAATCCGGAGGTCCATGTCCTGTTTCCTGGCAAGCTGATTTTGGACCAGAAGTCCGTCTTCGGCCGAGAACAGGTACAGTATGAGAACCGCTCTTGGGGCGAGTCATTGCGCCAGAGCATCAGGGAGGGGGATCAAGCTGCCTTCAAGGAGCTTGCAGGCAGCGGCGTTGAACGCATACTCAGTTTCAATGAGTTGCAACAATTCCTTAAGGTCAAACAGCCGATTCCTTTCGTCAGCAGCCGTGTCAGCGTCCATCTGGTGAATTCCAAAAGGGAAGCATTGGCCGCCACCCGATCATTCCGTTACCTTTCCCCGGAAGAAAGCCTGTGCCGCTGGTTTCATGGCATCGGCATTAAGGCGTCTGTCTTGGACCCATATGCCAAGGAGACGACCCTGCTCATTAAAGGCAAGCTGATGCGCCTCAAGTATCGGCAAATAGAATTCGAGCACGGCAACGAAATTATCGTGTTCGAAAGCGCCTAA
- a CDS encoding RNA polymerase sigma factor, whose translation MKGFFTEKILFAKLKSQDQEAFLEVYDRYVDKVYRFIYFKVSDAAEAEDLTAATFLKTWQHIQQNSVTDVKTLPALVYRIARNVIIDHYRQNNKCDIVSIETPEGQSIVDEKQNVSKQAEISSDLELMKQTMEQLKDEYREILVLRYVNDLSIDEIAEIIGKSKGNVRVLIYRATAALKELMGDSVEPR comes from the coding sequence ATGAAAGGTTTTTTTACAGAAAAAATACTCTTTGCGAAACTTAAGAGTCAAGACCAGGAAGCGTTTCTCGAAGTCTATGACCGCTATGTGGACAAGGTTTACCGTTTCATCTATTTCAAGGTCAGTGACGCGGCCGAGGCCGAGGACCTAACCGCCGCGACCTTCTTAAAGACTTGGCAGCACATCCAGCAGAACAGCGTCACTGACGTCAAGACGCTGCCGGCCTTGGTCTACCGCATCGCCCGCAACGTCATCATTGATCACTACCGCCAGAATAATAAGTGCGACATCGTCTCGATTGAGACGCCGGAAGGCCAGTCGATAGTCGACGAGAAGCAGAACGTTTCCAAACAGGCTGAAATCTCTTCCGACCTCGAATTGATGAAGCAGACGATGGAACAGCTCAAGGATGAGTATCGCGAGATCCTGGTCCTGCGCTACGTCAACGATCTGTCGATCGACGAGATCGCGGAAATCATCGGCAAGAGCAAAGGCAATGTCAGAGTCCTCATATATAGAGCGACCGCCGCCTTGAAAGAGCTGATGGGTGATAGCGTAGAACCGCGTTGA
- a CDS encoding MFS transporter — protein MKTKNIDRSYLTVNFLMELAPAFFYATYQLFLLSKGLDYLQINLINACFMASRFAMEIPTGVFADLLGRKRSVQLGLAALSLSFFAYYLAETFWYFILAEVIGAFGGTCVSGAFKAWFVDERKLAGGNGDNVKVFAVGGQFKYLAMIFGSGVGAQFGARNLAYPWLLSAGFMALALAVATVLMKERRELQKTGKAISFKPIAKIARDSVDYGLRHRGVMQLVYLSAIMAFVAMPFNMMWPVTFKGFGMSVNQLGLAMAAISGCLWFGAWLAPHFNRSIRQEFHALVFSQILTACSMLIASLMLGGLTTFIFFLAHEVGRGMFEPLNDALLNQQIENDSCRATILSFESMLANSGAVLGLICSGYVAKYLGIGSAWLMAAVVLAAGFTLVFSRRNGSFREGRQPT, from the coding sequence ATGAAAACCAAGAACATCGACCGCAGCTACCTGACAGTGAATTTCCTCATGGAATTGGCCCCGGCATTCTTTTACGCCACCTACCAGCTATTCCTCCTGTCCAAGGGTCTGGATTATCTCCAGATCAACTTGATCAACGCCTGCTTCATGGCTTCGCGTTTTGCGATGGAGATTCCGACCGGGGTCTTTGCGGACCTACTCGGACGCAAACGATCGGTCCAGCTCGGACTGGCGGCGCTCAGTCTCTCGTTTTTCGCTTATTACCTGGCCGAGACTTTCTGGTATTTCATCTTAGCCGAAGTCATCGGCGCTTTCGGCGGCACCTGCGTCTCCGGCGCCTTCAAGGCTTGGTTCGTAGATGAGCGCAAACTGGCAGGCGGAAACGGGGATAATGTCAAAGTCTTTGCCGTCGGCGGACAGTTCAAATACCTGGCCATGATTTTCGGCAGCGGAGTCGGCGCGCAGTTCGGCGCCAGAAACCTGGCATATCCCTGGCTGTTAAGTGCTGGTTTCATGGCGCTGGCCCTGGCAGTAGCAACAGTGCTGATGAAAGAGCGGCGCGAGCTGCAAAAGACGGGTAAGGCCATTTCCTTCAAGCCGATCGCCAAGATCGCCCGCGACAGCGTCGATTATGGGCTTAGGCACCGCGGCGTGATGCAGCTCGTCTACCTCAGCGCCATCATGGCTTTCGTAGCCATGCCCTTCAACATGATGTGGCCGGTTACCTTCAAAGGCTTCGGGATGTCGGTCAATCAGCTCGGCTTGGCTATGGCCGCTATCAGTGGCTGCCTATGGTTCGGAGCTTGGCTCGCACCGCACTTCAACCGCTCAATCAGGCAGGAGTTCCATGCCTTGGTTTTCTCGCAGATCTTGACGGCCTGCTCGATGCTGATTGCTTCGCTGATGCTCGGCGGGCTGACAACCTTCATTTTTTTCCTAGCACACGAAGTCGGACGGGGCATGTTCGAGCCCTTGAATGACGCTCTGCTCAATCAGCAGATAGAGAATGACAGCTGTCGGGCAACGATTCTTTCCTTCGAATCAATGCTTGCGAACAGCGGAGCCGTTCTAGGATTGATCTGTTCCGGTTACGTAGCGAAATATCTGGGAATCGGTTCGGCCTGGCTTATGGCCGCCGTAGTGCTTGCAGCCGGGTTCACCCTAGTCTTTTCTCGCCGTAACGGCAGCTTCAGGGAGGGCAGACAACCGACTTGA
- a CDS encoding adenylosuccinate synthetase, translated as MADKIIVVTGLSFGDEGKGTITEYMAQRHSAGCVVRYNGGPQAAHNVVLQNQLHHCFAQFGSATFQHGVKTFLSEQTVVNPISLLSEADTLSEQGVTDALERLIASPSCLVATPFHKHHNRMLELARGNARHGSCGMGVGQTISDARYLGNMALRLGDLNDSEKARHKLDFLWRLKIDQAEQLLAKHTGNQALRQEFDLLAAPGYVEDVFEAYASIASRLNISDQPPTSGTLVFEGAQGMLLDNTYGFHPHVAKSDVSPRAAVRLATKHWPGHEIIRVGVLRAYATRHGAGPFVTEDIILAEAIPDRHNSFGDWQGRFRVGWFDLVAASYAIEASGGIDCLALTNLDRISDFGVVKLCIGYEYSGDQPLDEDFEWRQFGGRKVIERIKADANPSTEKQAALSGILYDCRPIYRTLSIRDPKAYVQRLETALGVPVAIVSSGPTLQDKEEIYSLF; from the coding sequence ATGGCTGATAAGATCATCGTCGTCACCGGCCTAAGTTTCGGTGACGAAGGCAAGGGAACGATAACGGAGTACATGGCACAGCGTCATTCAGCCGGATGCGTCGTTCGCTATAACGGCGGACCGCAGGCGGCCCACAACGTCGTGCTCCAGAACCAGCTGCACCATTGCTTCGCGCAATTCGGTTCAGCGACTTTCCAACATGGCGTCAAAACCTTTCTGTCAGAACAGACAGTAGTGAACCCCATTTCCTTATTATCTGAAGCAGACACGCTTTCAGAGCAGGGGGTCACAGACGCGCTGGAACGGCTGATTGCCAGTCCCTCGTGCCTGGTAGCGACCCCGTTCCACAAACACCATAACCGCATGCTGGAATTGGCGCGCGGCAACGCCCGCCACGGCAGCTGCGGCATGGGAGTCGGACAGACCATAAGCGATGCCCGCTACTTGGGCAACATGGCCTTACGTCTCGGCGATCTCAACGACAGCGAAAAAGCGAGGCACAAGCTCGATTTCCTCTGGCGCCTGAAGATCGACCAAGCAGAGCAGCTGCTCGCCAAACATACCGGCAATCAAGCATTGCGCCAGGAGTTTGACTTGCTAGCCGCTCCTGGCTATGTCGAAGACGTGTTTGAGGCTTACGCTTCAATCGCGTCCCGGCTCAATATCAGCGATCAGCCGCCTACAAGCGGCACACTGGTATTCGAAGGAGCGCAAGGCATGCTTCTTGATAACACCTACGGTTTTCATCCGCACGTCGCAAAATCTGACGTCAGCCCCAGGGCAGCCGTCCGTTTGGCAACCAAGCATTGGCCAGGCCATGAGATCATCAGAGTCGGCGTGCTCCGCGCTTATGCTACCCGCCACGGCGCCGGACCATTCGTGACAGAGGATATCATTCTTGCTGAAGCGATTCCGGACAGGCACAACAGCTTCGGTGATTGGCAAGGACGCTTCCGCGTCGGCTGGTTCGATCTCGTAGCTGCAAGCTACGCTATCGAAGCCTCGGGCGGAATCGATTGCCTAGCCCTGACCAACCTGGATCGCATCAGCGATTTCGGGGTAGTCAAGCTTTGCATCGGTTATGAGTATTCCGGCGACCAGCCGCTCGATGAAGATTTCGAGTGGCGTCAATTCGGCGGGCGAAAAGTGATAGAAAGGATTAAGGCAGACGCTAATCCTAGCACGGAGAAGCAGGCGGCATTGTCCGGCATCCTCTATGATTGCCGTCCCATATACCGCACCTTGTCCATCAGGGACCCAAAAGCCTACGTCCAGCGCTTGGAAACAGCGCTCGGCGTTCCTGTCGCTATCGTCTCATCCGGACCGACACTTCAAGATAAGGAGGAAATTTATAGCTTATTTTAG
- a CDS encoding helix-turn-helix domain-containing protein, which produces MSQNKEKTPEPALLWLSVSEAAKFGGVTGKTIRRAIQAKAFRFRVIKNRYQIEAGSLIEYLNSAIKLRHKFRQNGVAQYVKEWVE; this is translated from the coding sequence ATGAGCCAGAATAAAGAAAAAACTCCCGAACCTGCACTGCTCTGGTTATCGGTTTCCGAAGCCGCCAAATTCGGCGGTGTAACCGGCAAAACCATACGCCGCGCCATCCAGGCCAAAGCCTTCCGCTTTCGCGTAATCAAGAACCGCTACCAGATCGAGGCCGGTTCATTGATCGAATATTTAAACTCGGCAATCAAGCTGCGCCACAAATTCAGACAGAACGGCGTCGCTCAATATGTCAAAGAGTGGGTGGAATAA